In the genome of Shewanella glacialimarina, one region contains:
- a CDS encoding DUF3012 domain-containing protein yields the protein MLFRKLLALSAVGIFTLGLTACTPEVGSDAWCKQMKEKETGDWSANEAADYAKHCVFK from the coding sequence ATGTTATTCAGAAAATTATTAGCATTATCGGCAGTGGGTATTTTTACTTTAGGCCTAACAGCATGTACACCAGAAGTAGGCAGCGACGCCTGGTGTAAGCAAATGAAAGAAAAAGAAACAGGTGATTGGTCTGCTAATGAAGCGGCTGATTATGCTAAACACTGCGTATTCAAATAA
- a CDS encoding efflux RND transporter periplasmic adaptor subunit, whose amino-acid sequence MTIPTIYSPINTRFLASFYLITRQLFWLVIISFGLTLFSFKVIASDDHDLQQSKPHSPSSYSQEDEHDEALTLTPQQRELANIQVETLTFSLFDLTSVATAQLVVDKDKTVTIAPQLAMQVLKRHVVPGQQVKKGQALLTLGGTEIAQAQADYINAATEWQRVSRMSKGTISASEKMRTEVNAELKRAILNAIMMSNEQISALTTSPQSIGQFQLLAPISGRVQQDEAMLGQVLDAGTPLMQLTDESFLWVEAQLTPVQSERVEIGQSALVRVGQRNVTGVVIGRSHELNPMTRTEQVWISMANPQHVLHAGEFAELYFQQSSSKGDKSAQAKKLSPLNGIIVPDSALTRSSDGDWQIFIEDEDGFEAVKIEVLQSQRGLNLITGIKSGSQIVVSGAFFLASELAKSGFDIHNH is encoded by the coding sequence ATGACAATTCCAACTATTTATTCGCCGATAAATACGCGTTTTTTAGCATCGTTTTATTTGATAACACGCCAGTTATTCTGGCTAGTTATTATCAGCTTTGGGCTAACGCTTTTTAGCTTCAAAGTGATTGCAAGTGATGATCATGATCTGCAGCAATCAAAGCCACACTCGCCTTCGTCTTATTCGCAAGAGGATGAGCATGATGAGGCATTAACCTTAACGCCGCAGCAACGAGAGTTGGCCAACATTCAGGTTGAAACGCTGACATTTAGTCTATTTGATCTCACCTCAGTTGCGACTGCGCAGCTGGTGGTTGATAAAGACAAAACAGTCACTATAGCACCACAGCTGGCGATGCAGGTATTAAAACGCCATGTGGTGCCGGGTCAGCAAGTGAAAAAAGGCCAGGCTTTATTAACCTTAGGTGGCACCGAAATAGCACAGGCACAGGCCGATTATATTAACGCCGCCACAGAATGGCAGCGGGTTAGCCGGATGAGTAAAGGGACAATTAGTGCCAGTGAAAAAATGCGCACCGAGGTCAATGCTGAGCTTAAGCGGGCGATATTAAACGCCATCATGATGAGTAATGAGCAAATATCAGCGTTAACCACATCGCCTCAATCGATTGGCCAATTTCAGTTATTAGCGCCAATTAGCGGCCGAGTGCAACAAGATGAAGCCATGCTAGGTCAAGTATTGGATGCAGGCACACCGTTAATGCAATTAACCGATGAGTCGTTTTTATGGGTAGAAGCACAGCTAACACCGGTGCAGTCAGAACGGGTTGAAATTGGCCAGTCTGCACTGGTGCGTGTTGGGCAACGTAATGTTACGGGCGTAGTGATTGGCCGCTCCCATGAGCTCAATCCGATGACCCGCACTGAACAAGTGTGGATCAGTATGGCGAATCCGCAGCACGTGTTACATGCCGGTGAATTTGCTGAGTTGTATTTTCAGCAAAGCAGTTCAAAAGGCGACAAATCAGCACAAGCCAAAAAATTATCTCCCTTAAACGGCATTATTGTGCCCGACAGTGCATTAACGCGCAGCAGTGATGGCGACTGGCAAATTTTTATTGAAGATGAAGATGGTTTTGAAGCGGTTAAAATTGAAGTGCTACAAAGTCAGCGCGGGCTGAATTTAATTACAGGTATAAAAAGTGGCTCGCAAATAGTGGTGTCAGGTGCGTTTTTCCTAGCATCTGAATTGGCTAAATCTGGCTTTGATATTCACAACCACTAG
- a CDS encoding efflux RND transporter permease subunit: MLAKLIRSAIEQRLLVVLALLAAMLGSIAILPKLNLDAFPDVTNVQVTINTAAEGLAAEEVEKLISYPVESAMYALPAVTEVRSLSRTGLSIVTVVFAEGTDIYFARQQVFEQLQAAKESIPAGVGTPEIGPNTSGLGQIYQYMLRATPESGVAAAELRSINDYLVKLILMPVGGVTEVLSFGGEVLQYQVQIDLNKLRSYSLTMEQVIEALESNNRNAGGWFMDQGQSQLVVRGYGLLPPGDEGIEAIKHIPLTEFNGTPVRVMDIANVDYGSEIRVGAVTMTRRNDSGEAERLGEVVAGVVLKRMGANTKQTIDDIEARISLIEQALPKGVTFEVFYDQADLVKQAVDTVRDALLMAFLFIVVILAFFLVNIPATLLVLLSIPISIGLALMVMAYFGMSANLMSLGGLAVAIGMLVDGSVVMVENIFKHLSQHDAQTDVGSLDGNVRDGASANVSISSKVWQAAKEVCSPIFFATAIIIVVFAPLFALEGVEGKLFQPMATSIILAMVAALIVALFAVPALAVYAFKYGVVIRQSWLLMPVERLYRQLLSMTLARPKTVMLIASLMFVSSMALLPRLGTEFVPELEEGTINLRITLAPTASLGTSIEVAPKLEAILLSFPEVEYALSRIGAPELGGDPEPVSNIEIYIGLTPVNQWQSASNRIELQRLMEQKLSVFPGLLLTFSQPIATRVDELLSGVKAQLAIKIFGPDLQVLSAKGQVLSELVQQIDGAVDVSLEQVSGEAQLVVRPKRELLARYGISVDQVMSLVSQGVGGVSAGQVIDGNARYDINVRLRSSQRNSPDVLRDLLLTGVSGATVRLGEVADVEVEMAPPNIRRDDVQRRVVVQANVSGRDMGSVVNDIYAIISQAELPAGYTVVVGGQYENQQRAQKKLMLVVPISITLIALLLYFSFGSIKQVCLIMANVPLALIGGVIALFATGTYLSVPSSIGFITLFGVAVLNGVVLVDSINQRRKNSVEFSENESLYTSVYEGTVGRLRPVLMTALTSALGLIPILLSTGVGSEIQQPLAVVIIGGLFSSTALTLLVLPTVYQWLYKGK, translated from the coding sequence ATGTTAGCAAAATTAATCCGTTCCGCTATTGAACAGCGACTGCTAGTGGTATTAGCCTTATTGGCCGCGATGCTAGGCAGTATTGCGATATTACCAAAGTTAAATTTGGATGCATTTCCCGACGTGACCAATGTGCAGGTCACCATTAATACCGCCGCTGAAGGCCTAGCCGCTGAAGAAGTTGAAAAGCTGATAAGTTATCCCGTTGAATCAGCCATGTACGCTTTACCGGCCGTCACCGAGGTTAGATCGCTATCACGCACTGGCCTGTCTATTGTCACCGTGGTGTTTGCCGAAGGCACTGATATTTACTTTGCGCGCCAGCAAGTGTTTGAGCAGCTGCAAGCTGCTAAAGAATCCATTCCTGCGGGGGTCGGCACACCTGAGATTGGTCCTAATACCTCAGGGCTAGGGCAAATTTATCAATATATGCTGCGGGCTACGCCAGAATCCGGTGTAGCAGCAGCCGAGCTTCGCAGTATCAATGACTACTTAGTTAAGCTGATATTAATGCCCGTTGGCGGCGTGACTGAGGTGTTGTCTTTTGGCGGCGAAGTGTTGCAGTACCAGGTGCAAATTGACTTGAATAAACTGCGCAGTTACTCACTCACCATGGAGCAAGTTATTGAGGCGCTTGAAAGTAATAACCGTAATGCCGGTGGCTGGTTTATGGATCAGGGTCAGTCGCAATTAGTGGTACGCGGTTACGGTTTATTACCCCCAGGAGATGAAGGAATAGAGGCCATTAAGCACATTCCGCTCACCGAGTTTAATGGTACGCCAGTAAGAGTAATGGACATTGCCAATGTTGATTACGGCAGTGAAATCCGTGTGGGCGCAGTGACTATGACCCGTCGAAATGACAGTGGTGAAGCGGAACGATTAGGTGAGGTGGTTGCCGGAGTGGTACTAAAACGCATGGGCGCTAACACCAAGCAAACCATTGACGACATTGAAGCACGTATTAGTTTAATTGAACAAGCCTTACCCAAAGGGGTGACGTTTGAGGTGTTTTACGATCAGGCCGATTTAGTCAAACAAGCGGTTGATACCGTGCGTGATGCGCTACTCATGGCCTTTTTGTTTATTGTGGTGATTTTAGCGTTCTTTTTGGTCAATATTCCCGCGACCTTACTGGTATTGCTGTCCATCCCAATTTCAATTGGTCTTGCCTTAATGGTGATGGCATATTTTGGCATGTCGGCAAACTTAATGTCACTGGGCGGTTTAGCGGTTGCGATAGGCATGTTGGTCGATGGCTCAGTGGTGATGGTTGAAAATATTTTCAAGCATTTAAGCCAACATGACGCACAAACCGATGTCGGTAGCCTCGATGGTAATGTTAGGGACGGCGCTAGTGCTAATGTCAGCATTAGTTCTAAGGTTTGGCAAGCGGCTAAAGAAGTGTGCAGTCCTATCTTTTTTGCTACAGCCATCATCATAGTGGTGTTTGCGCCTTTGTTTGCCTTAGAAGGTGTGGAAGGTAAGTTATTTCAGCCAATGGCTACTAGCATTATTTTGGCCATGGTTGCCGCGTTAATTGTTGCCTTGTTTGCTGTGCCAGCACTGGCAGTTTATGCGTTTAAGTACGGTGTCGTGATCAGGCAAAGTTGGCTACTGATGCCAGTTGAACGGCTTTATCGACAACTGCTTAGCATGACCTTAGCGCGCCCTAAAACCGTGATGTTAATTGCATCATTGATGTTTGTTAGCAGCATGGCGTTATTGCCGCGTTTAGGCACAGAGTTTGTGCCCGAACTCGAAGAGGGCACGATTAATTTACGCATCACCTTAGCGCCCACAGCGAGTTTAGGTACCTCGATAGAAGTGGCGCCTAAGTTAGAGGCTATCTTGTTAAGTTTTCCTGAAGTGGAATATGCCCTGAGCCGCATAGGTGCACCAGAATTGGGCGGCGACCCAGAGCCGGTTAGCAATATTGAAATCTACATTGGCTTAACACCCGTTAACCAGTGGCAAAGTGCCTCAAATCGCATTGAGTTACAGCGATTAATGGAACAAAAGCTCAGTGTGTTTCCGGGTTTATTGCTGACGTTTTCACAGCCAATAGCCACTCGTGTTGATGAGTTATTATCAGGGGTTAAAGCACAGTTAGCGATTAAAATATTCGGCCCTGATTTACAGGTATTATCAGCCAAAGGTCAGGTCTTATCTGAACTGGTGCAGCAAATTGATGGCGCGGTAGATGTGTCGCTAGAACAGGTTAGTGGCGAAGCACAATTAGTGGTTCGCCCTAAGCGTGAATTATTGGCGCGCTACGGCATCAGTGTCGACCAGGTGATGAGTTTAGTCAGCCAAGGTGTCGGTGGTGTTAGCGCAGGACAAGTGATTGATGGCAATGCCAGATACGATATTAATGTTCGGTTAAGGTCATCACAACGCAACTCACCTGATGTATTGCGTGACTTACTGCTCACTGGGGTGAGCGGCGCAACCGTGCGTTTAGGTGAAGTGGCCGACGTTGAAGTCGAGATGGCGCCACCCAATATTCGCCGCGACGACGTGCAGCGCCGCGTGGTGGTGCAAGCTAACGTATCGGGTCGAGATATGGGCTCGGTTGTTAATGATATTTACGCCATCATCTCACAGGCTGAATTACCTGCAGGCTACACAGTCGTGGTCGGCGGGCAGTATGAAAACCAACAGAGGGCGCAGAAAAAACTGATGCTAGTGGTGCCTATTTCAATCACGCTAATTGCGCTATTACTGTATTTCTCATTCGGCTCAATTAAACAAGTGTGCTTAATAATGGCAAACGTCCCGTTGGCATTAATTGGCGGTGTGATTGCCTTATTTGCCACTGGCACTTATTTGTCAGTGCCCAGTTCAATCGGCTTTATCACCTTATTTGGTGTGGCCGTACTCAATGGCGTAGTGCTGGTGGACTCGATTAATCAACGCCGCAAAAATAGCGTAGAGTTCAGTGAAAATGAAAGCCTGTATACCAGCGTTTATGAAGGTACAGTAGGGCGATTACGTCCAGTATTAATGACCGCATTAACCTCTGCTTTAGGCTTAATTCCTATCTTGTTGTCAACCGGTGTCGGCAGTGAAATACAACAGCCATTAGCGGTAGTAATTATTGGCGGTTTATTTAGCTCAACTGCATTGACCTTGCTGGTATTGCCCACGGTTTATCAATGGCTGTACAAGGGCAAATAG
- a CDS encoding BlaI/MecI/CopY family transcriptional regulator: MKEISNSELLVLQQLWLRSPLTSNELVEALEQSHDMHEKTVKTLLNRLVKKNALSFEKQGRTYHYSPLIAEQEYTLKESVSFVDRLFAGKLTPLVAGFAEKNKLSAEDVAELQSLLDDWHKEQK, from the coding sequence ATGAAAGAAATCAGTAACAGTGAATTGTTAGTATTACAGCAACTTTGGCTGCGGTCGCCATTAACCTCTAATGAGCTGGTTGAAGCATTAGAGCAAAGCCATGATATGCATGAAAAAACAGTAAAAACCTTGCTGAATCGTTTAGTTAAAAAAAATGCGCTGAGTTTTGAAAAGCAAGGGCGCACATATCATTACTCGCCGTTAATTGCTGAGCAGGAATACACATTAAAAGAGTCAGTGTCTTTTGTAGATAGACTATTTGCCGGAAAATTAACCCCATTAGTGGCCGGTTTTGCTGAAAAAAATAAGCTATCGGCTGAGGATGTTGCTGAGTTACAAAGCTTGCTTGATGATTGGCACAAGGAGCAAAAGTGA
- a CDS encoding M56 family metallopeptidase, whose product MISWFMEQTLLLSLVCVTLLISHRFLLSKIGAHYTYSLWLVVPLLPLADVVQTLLPQYFNWLSPNQTLGVIQQYYVQAADTASMSSSLFKLLYLPYLYAAVVLVLVVNLVSDSIHLQQLTRRAKPVVIESGKLNVFIHPNIESPMLVGLIAPQILVPSSFTLLDSHQQDAIIQHELYHYQRGDLWANILAYSLTIMFWFNPLMWCAYRRFRQDQELSCDAQVTANMETDSKIAYSKALLAYSQHAPLSMLHTHYGDKTILKERILQMKKQHGKNTLVLIGVTLLLSVSALTLNQQAQAGDNQSHTQAKADGIYPTIRIEPVYPIEAAKEGMNGYVQLSFDINPAGKVSNVMVIKSSPAGVFDDSAVTALEQWQYQTSANGMKGAQVQLDFVIHQPDASVERIQVR is encoded by the coding sequence ATGATCAGTTGGTTTATGGAACAAACCCTATTACTTAGTTTGGTTTGTGTAACATTATTAATCTCACATCGTTTTTTATTGTCAAAAATAGGCGCGCATTATACTTATAGTCTTTGGCTTGTTGTGCCACTGTTACCGCTGGCGGATGTAGTGCAAACTCTGTTACCACAGTACTTTAATTGGTTAAGCCCAAATCAAACACTGGGCGTAATTCAACAATATTATGTGCAGGCTGCTGATACCGCATCGATGTCGAGCAGCTTGTTTAAGTTATTATATTTGCCTTACCTGTATGCTGCTGTGGTGCTGGTACTGGTGGTTAATTTAGTCTCAGATTCTATTCATCTGCAACAGCTCACGCGACGCGCCAAGCCTGTTGTGATTGAGTCAGGCAAGCTTAATGTATTTATTCATCCCAATATTGAATCGCCCATGTTAGTTGGGTTAATCGCGCCGCAAATATTAGTGCCAAGCAGTTTTACCTTGCTTGATAGTCATCAGCAAGACGCCATTATTCAGCATGAGCTTTATCATTATCAGCGCGGTGATTTATGGGCCAATATATTGGCTTATAGCTTAACGATTATGTTTTGGTTTAACCCGCTGATGTGGTGCGCTTACCGCCGTTTTAGGCAAGATCAAGAGCTGTCATGTGACGCACAAGTGACTGCCAATATGGAAACAGATTCTAAAATTGCCTATAGCAAAGCGCTATTGGCTTATTCGCAGCATGCACCGTTAAGCATGTTACATACTCACTATGGCGACAAAACCATACTTAAAGAAAGGATCTTACAAATGAAAAAACAACATGGAAAAAATACCTTGGTATTAATTGGAGTGACGCTATTACTTAGTGTTAGTGCGCTAACCTTAAATCAGCAAGCGCAAGCAGGCGACAATCAAAGCCATACGCAAGCTAAAGCTGATGGAATATACCCTACAATCCGTATTGAACCTGTTTATCCTATTGAGGCTGCTAAAGAAGGGATGAATGGTTATGTGCAATTGTCGTTTGATATTAATCCAGCAGGTAAGGTATCAAATGTGATGGTGATTAAGTCATCTCCTGCCGGGGTATTTGATGACTCAGCGGTGACAGCACTTGAGCAGTGGCAATATCAAACCTCCGCTAATGGCATGAAAGGTGCGCAGGTTCAATTAGACTTTGTTATTCATCAGCCAGATGCTTCAGTGGAAAGAATACAGGTCCGCTAA